The segment TCGTCAGCGGATTTTTGCCGAGCAGGGACTGCCTGAAATCGAGGCGATTTTTCACGAGGGAGCCTGTTCGGCAACCACCGAGTGGAACGGTCAGTTTTTGATGGATAATAATTACGAGTATTCCAAAGACCTGCTGCATTATTGCCTGGATTATAAAATTCCGTTTTTTTATGCTTCGTCCGCTTCTGTTTATGGTGACGGGCCGGTTTTTATCGAAGAGCGTCAATATGAAAAACCATTAAATGCCTACGGTTTTTCAAAGTTCCAGTTCGATCAGTATGTTCGTCGGATTCTGCCGACAGCGCAAAGCCAGATTGTCGGGTTCCGTTATTTCAATGTGTATGGTCCGCGTGAACAGCACAAGGGCGACATGGCCAGTGTGGCTTTCAAATTGCATAACCAGGTTCTGGCAGGCGAAAAGCTCAAGCTGTTCGGGCCTTATGATGGTTATGATGCCGGCATGCAGACCCGCGATTTTGTTTATGTCGAAGATGTGGTGAGCGTTAATCTGTGGTTTATGCAGAATCCGGATAAATCCGGTATTTTTAATCTTGGGCCGGCCCAGGCGGAACCTTTCAAAAATATTGCCGAAGCGGTGATCGGCTTTCACGGTAAGGGTGAGATCGAGTACATTCCGTTCCCTGAACACTTAAAGGGAGCCTACCAGAGTTTTACTCAGGCTGATAATACCCTGTTGCGGCAGGCCGGGTACGATGCTCCTTTCAATACGGTCGCACAGGGCGTTCAGAAATATCTAAGCTGGTTAAGTGAGAATTCGAAGACGCTGGACTTTAAATAAATGCGTGTCCTGCTGATTAAAATGTCTTCCATGGGAGATGTTTTTCACACCTTTCCGGCTTTGTCCGATGCCATGCAGGCAATTCCCGGAATAACCTTTGACTGGGTGGTGGAAAAAGCTTTTGCGGAAATTCCCAAATGGCATCCCGCTGTCGATAAAGTGTATCCGATTGAATTACGCCGCTGGCGGAAAAACTTGTTTCGGAACGAGACCCGGCAGCAGATTAACGCCTTTTTTCAAGACCTCAATCAAACGTCCTATGATCTGATTCTGGACGCCCAGGGGCTTTATAAAAGCGTTTGGGTCGGGCGCAGAATACAGGGGCCGGTAAGCGGTTTTGACTTAAAGAGTGCCCGCGAACCGCTTGCCAGCCTGTTTTATCGGTACAAATATCCTGTGGCCAAATCCCAGCATGCCATTTTGCGCCTGCGTCAGCTGTTTGCACAGGCGCTTAAATATGAGTTTTTGAGCAATACTCCGATTTGTTACGGTTTGCAGACGGAATCGTGGTGCCGACCTTCGGTTGTACCCTGGCAGAATGAGGCCTATCTGGTGTGCCTGCATGGCACGACTTGGGAAACAAAATACTGGCCGGAGGAAAACTGGAACCGTCTGTTGGAGAAAGCTGCGC is part of the Thiomicrorhabdus sp. genome and harbors:
- the waaC gene encoding lipopolysaccharide heptosyltransferase I; protein product: MRVLLIKMSSMGDVFHTFPALSDAMQAIPGITFDWVVEKAFAEIPKWHPAVDKVYPIELRRWRKNLFRNETRQQINAFFQDLNQTSYDLILDAQGLYKSVWVGRRIQGPVSGFDLKSAREPLASLFYRYKYPVAKSQHAILRLRQLFAQALKYEFLSNTPICYGLQTESWCRPSVVPWQNEAYLVCLHGTTWETKYWPEENWNRLLEKAAHLGLKVILPWGNNEERLRSLRLQDELKSDSIWVPEKMLTLNEMAAVLKNAKAVVSVDTGLSHVAAALDVPLLVLYRVTDPQLVGADGAKVTRLVSPLASQYLKKFSGDQERLSLQNIGVQEVEEWLQHV
- the rfaD gene encoding ADP-glyceromanno-heptose 6-epimerase; this encodes MIVVTGGAGFIGSNIVKALNEMGRTDILVVDNLKNGKKFINLADCDFADFLDKEDFRQRIFAEQGLPEIEAIFHEGACSATTEWNGQFLMDNNYEYSKDLLHYCLDYKIPFFYASSASVYGDGPVFIEERQYEKPLNAYGFSKFQFDQYVRRILPTAQSQIVGFRYFNVYGPREQHKGDMASVAFKLHNQVLAGEKLKLFGPYDGYDAGMQTRDFVYVEDVVSVNLWFMQNPDKSGIFNLGPAQAEPFKNIAEAVIGFHGKGEIEYIPFPEHLKGAYQSFTQADNTLLRQAGYDAPFNTVAQGVQKYLSWLSENSKTLDFK